A region from the candidate division WOR-3 bacterium genome encodes:
- a CDS encoding T9SS type A sorting domain-containing protein: MINIVFAFFIFNPDNFGNNKIQSYCDTVILQSFQSYYHCLSDSLFWDFESSNGGFIAHGFSPYPGGWVWDSFMPWTQPHSGHKAWFMTSDWFWGLYEDNCSWILESPVIVLNSAGACTLSFYHWYNIEWWFDGGNLKISTDYGATWAIIYPLEPDSYPCPSAHNGNFGIPNEPCFSGDSSNLGWHLAKFLLDNYAGKIVILRWHFGSDPADVRPGWYIDDVKITNATGITRDVGTSSILRPVINVIPNVILYPLASYQNYGIDNANFKAFFQIDSLNTTIYIDSINISLPPQAETILTFNPWRTGNNSGITYGVSAYVKFFGDQYPLNDTVKMFTQTSQQFWEVLLKPFPLPSSGHSLAAHSDTSFMVFGIHIPGQYLDTTLVYITSRETWHGGPKNPFGPGSYGTVNFVNGKFYRIGGTNDFPNPLNRVDIYDPVSNLWTSGSPAPVGLIDQTSGVYKDSLIYIFGNGNWGYPTSNEVFIYDTYHDIWLSANPFPGTGRGTCAGGIIDSFIIIAGGFKTGGVFCSDYIVGKISSTNPTLITWGQWQAIPGMDSGRCRIPYTIDNLNKELWLLGGKLANALETGEVWSYNPYTNIWTNWQMQKPNPVCNVGSVVVAKTCYGNRGIFIPSGYHTNTYVREHELLHLRNQGAEEQKSFEMYTKCAYLQCLPNPARKFLKVKYQTTNKQDIQIKVFDASGRFVKMIVNRKGEIPGEKIAYWNLCDENGKTIPAGVYFIHLETSDGNMLLRKKVIKLK, from the coding sequence ATGATTAATATTGTATTTGCCTTTTTCATCTTCAACCCCGATAATTTCGGAAATAATAAAATTCAAAGCTATTGTGATACAGTAATTCTTCAATCTTTTCAATCTTATTACCATTGTCTCTCGGACTCTCTTTTCTGGGATTTTGAGAGTTCTAATGGTGGATTTATTGCTCATGGTTTCAGCCCTTACCCCGGTGGATGGGTCTGGGATAGTTTTATGCCCTGGACACAACCCCATTCTGGACATAAGGCATGGTTTATGACTTCTGATTGGTTCTGGGGGTTATATGAAGATAATTGCAGTTGGATATTGGAATCGCCAGTCATTGTCCTTAACTCAGCAGGTGCCTGCACCCTTTCATTCTATCACTGGTATAATATTGAATGGTGGTTTGATGGAGGTAATCTTAAAATTTCAACTGATTATGGTGCAACCTGGGCAATAATTTATCCGCTTGAGCCAGATAGTTATCCCTGTCCTTCTGCACACAACGGCAATTTTGGCATTCCCAACGAACCCTGCTTCAGTGGCGATTCATCAAATTTAGGGTGGCATCTGGCAAAGTTTTTATTAGATAATTATGCAGGAAAAATTGTCATTTTGCGCTGGCATTTTGGTTCAGACCCTGCTGATGTCCGTCCAGGTTGGTATATTGATGATGTAAAAATCACGAATGCCACAGGTATAACAAGAGATGTGGGAACTTCAAGTATTTTAAGACCTGTGATTAATGTCATACCAAATGTCATCTTATATCCTTTAGCCTCTTATCAAAACTACGGAATAGATAATGCGAATTTTAAAGCCTTTTTCCAGATCGACTCGCTCAACACAACTATTTATATTGACAGCATCAACATCTCGCTACCACCACAGGCTGAAACTATTTTAACCTTCAATCCCTGGCGTACTGGTAATAATTCAGGTATAACTTATGGGGTTTCTGCGTATGTAAAATTTTTTGGTGACCAGTATCCCTTAAATGATACAGTAAAAATGTTTACACAGACTTCACAACAATTCTGGGAAGTACTTTTAAAGCCCTTCCCCCTACCCAGTTCCGGACATTCACTTGCGGCACACAGTGATACATCATTTATGGTATTTGGCATCCATATCCCCGGACAATACCTGGATACTACTTTGGTATATATCACCAGCAGAGAAACATGGCATGGCGGACCCAAAAATCCTTTTGGTCCAGGTTCCTACGGGACGGTGAATTTTGTAAATGGGAAATTCTATCGCATCGGTGGCACCAATGATTTTCCCAATCCTTTAAATCGGGTTGATATTTATGACCCGGTATCAAATCTCTGGACTTCGGGGTCTCCTGCACCGGTTGGTCTAATTGACCAGACAAGCGGGGTATATAAAGATTCTCTAATCTATATTTTTGGTAACGGCAACTGGGGTTATCCGACGAGCAACGAGGTTTTTATATATGATACCTATCATGACATTTGGTTATCAGCAAATCCATTCCCGGGTACAGGGCGTGGTACTTGTGCGGGTGGAATTATTGATTCGTTTATTATCATTGCTGGCGGTTTCAAGACTGGCGGTGTATTCTGTAGTGATTATATAGTGGGCAAGATAAGTAGCACAAATCCGACTTTAATTACCTGGGGACAGTGGCAAGCAATTCCGGGTATGGATAGTGGTAGATGCCGCATTCCCTATACAATTGATAATTTAAATAAAGAATTGTGGCTTCTGGGTGGGAAATTGGCAAATGCTCTGGAAACTGGAGAAGTCTGGTCATACAATCCTTATACAAATATCTGGACAAATTGGCAGATGCAGAAACCAAACCCTGTTTGTAATGTAGGTTCAGTTGTCGTGGCGAAAACATGTTATGGAAATCGTGGTATTTTTATTCCCAGTGGTTATCATACGAATACCTACGTCAGAGAACATGAACTTTTACACTTAAGAAACCAAGGAGCAGAGGAACAAAAGTCCTTCGAGATGTATACAAAATGTGCGTATTTACAATGTCTGCCCAACCCTGCACGTAAATTTCTTAAAGTAAAATACCAGACTACAAACAAACAGGATATTCAGATAAAAGTGTTTGATGCCAGTGGCAGATTTGTAAAAATGATTGTTAACCGTAAAGGTGAAATTCCCGGAGAAAAAATAGCATATTGGAATTTATGCGACGAAAACGGAAAAACCATTCCAGCAGGTGTATATTTCATCCATTTAGAAACATCTGATGGAAATATGCTCTTGAGAAAAAAGGTTATAAAACTAAAATAA
- a CDS encoding T9SS type A sorting domain-containing protein, translated as MKRRQRYGHSEKRLQFLFTVVFIVLILSSPSYAQDSLNVRWINACFGNSARDVTYSEIENNKYTFVSLHGSILILNVNDPSHPQKIKEIGHPGEGWLNPLQGCGIAVYDTLFLIACGHYGLWIYNIAVPSNPVRLSTCKTPRASNVAVSGNYAYVADAESGLIIIDISDLTSPQIISNFYIPPPGGVDVVVSDTIAYVAGDEVWIINISNPYQPALISIWNPHNLLEAVTQIDKEGNFLYVTETGISVCGFWIIDVSNPSNPISADSIRVGWARYIDASGQYAYCTAGVGLMILNISNPYNSYPIVTLNIGEDGQGLCSAGNYVYVAAMDSTLIVDASNPANPTIIGVYSHFKNCPRYIVVANNYGYVSMGVDGLRIIDISDPYHLTEIGYCDTPGAAAGIALSDSYAYIADGDSGLRVIDITNPYSPYEIGNLILPNYSFKNIVIDGTYAYIASGIKGLTIVDISNPSSPFFVSSLSPSGGYINATNIVKYRNYIYLLCAAGGVRIIDVSNPYHPFGIGRFKDGCSGGTGFNGDYALVTGCGPIYSVDIDDPSSLVPVDSLSTYYNIGMGDVKLMLHYAVAGGDGIPLYIVDFADPFNIVLSGYYYWNHHISEASFISIALKDNSIFITTDYGLQIFQFYGATGIAESLKIPKTNTSFTLNAEPNPFINNVKINWQIPSDMHFGDRFAQIMIFDVLGRVVKTYSIDKINHNENYVIWDSSDNSNHRLPPGVYFCCFSMNNHSVTKKIILLK; from the coding sequence ATGAAAAGACGGCAAAGATACGGTCATTCCGAAAAACGACTACAGTTTCTGTTCACTGTAGTATTTATCGTATTAATACTATCAAGTCCTTCTTATGCCCAGGATTCATTAAATGTCAGGTGGATAAATGCTTGTTTTGGCAATAGTGCCCGTGATGTGACATACAGCGAAATCGAAAATAATAAATACACGTTTGTGTCTTTACATGGTAGTATACTTATTCTAAATGTGAATGATCCTTCTCATCCCCAAAAAATTAAAGAAATTGGACATCCGGGAGAAGGATGGCTAAATCCACTCCAAGGATGCGGGATAGCGGTATATGATACGCTCTTTCTAATTGCGTGTGGTCATTATGGATTATGGATATACAATATTGCGGTTCCATCTAATCCAGTAAGACTTTCAACCTGCAAAACACCCCGCGCCAGTAATGTTGCGGTTTCCGGGAATTACGCTTATGTGGCAGACGCCGAGAGTGGTTTGATTATTATTGACATTTCAGATCTGACATCTCCTCAGATAATAAGCAATTTTTATATACCGCCCCCTGGAGGTGTTGATGTTGTAGTTTCAGATACAATTGCTTATGTTGCTGGTGATGAAGTATGGATAATCAATATCTCCAATCCGTACCAGCCAGCACTTATAAGTATATGGAATCCCCATAATCTTTTGGAGGCAGTAACACAGATTGATAAGGAAGGTAATTTCCTTTATGTTACCGAAACAGGTATTTCGGTCTGTGGTTTCTGGATAATTGATGTGAGCAATCCCAGCAATCCAATTTCAGCGGACAGTATTCGTGTAGGCTGGGCAAGATATATAGATGCAAGCGGACAATATGCCTATTGCACAGCAGGTGTCGGCCTTATGATATTAAACATTTCCAACCCCTACAATTCATATCCAATTGTGACTCTTAACATCGGCGAAGACGGCCAGGGTCTTTGCAGTGCAGGAAATTATGTATATGTTGCCGCTATGGATAGCACATTAATCGTTGATGCCTCAAACCCTGCAAATCCAACTATTATAGGTGTATATTCCCATTTTAAAAATTGTCCAAGATATATTGTTGTTGCTAATAATTATGGGTATGTAAGTATGGGTGTAGATGGTTTAAGAATAATAGATATTTCCGATCCTTATCATCTAACCGAAATCGGTTACTGTGATACCCCGGGTGCAGCAGCAGGTATTGCATTGTCAGACAGTTATGCGTATATCGCTGATGGTGATTCTGGTCTAAGAGTTATTGACATTACAAACCCCTATTCACCTTACGAAATAGGAAACTTAATTTTACCTAACTATTCTTTTAAAAATATTGTAATAGACGGCACTTACGCATATATTGCTTCAGGAATTAAAGGATTGACTATTGTGGATATTTCAAATCCATCATCACCGTTTTTCGTAAGTTCATTATCACCTTCTGGTGGTTATATTAATGCAACTAATATAGTCAAGTATAGAAATTACATTTATCTGCTATGCGCGGCGGGTGGTGTTAGGATAATTGATGTCTCAAATCCATACCATCCTTTTGGAATAGGACGATTCAAGGATGGTTGTAGTGGTGGTACTGGATTTAACGGTGATTACGCACTTGTAACAGGATGTGGCCCAATCTATTCGGTTGATATTGATGACCCATCATCACTGGTTCCAGTAGATTCATTGAGCACGTACTACAATATAGGTATGGGGGATGTAAAATTAATGTTGCATTATGCGGTTGCCGGTGGTGACGGTATTCCATTGTACATAGTGGACTTTGCCGACCCCTTCAATATAGTACTTTCAGGTTATTACTACTGGAATCATCACATCTCTGAGGCATCATTCATTAGCATTGCACTTAAAGACAATTCCATTTTCATAACTACTGATTACGGTTTGCAGATATTCCAATTTTATGGTGCGACAGGGATTGCGGAATCTTTAAAAATTCCCAAAACAAATACATCTTTCACTCTAAATGCCGAACCAAATCCTTTTATAAATAATGTTAAAATAAACTGGCAAATCCCATCAGATATGCATTTCGGAGACCGCTTTGCTCAAATTATGATTTTTGATGTTCTTGGCAGGGTCGTTAAGACATACTCCATTGATAAAATAAACCATAATGAAAATTATGTTATCTGGGATAGTTCAGATAACAGTAATCATAGGCTGCCGCCGGGTGTCTATTTCTGTTGTTTTAGCATGAATAATCATTCTGTAACTAAAAAAATAATTTTACTGAAGTAA
- a CDS encoding FlgD immunoglobulin-like domain containing protein, giving the protein MQNKLKLPLIHRLQRNRRFSLTSYIIPLYPLFVIPLFPHLEKGDEGRFDRIFNKVKIILFSLLISALCFGTRFQTIWEKMEFPADTTLPPFVYGMRCCGVGDVNGDGYDDFLVNRSSGNYYYEQDTTLGEHVFLHYGRKFLSSEPDLIFFHHHINGGIYYYSDGFGNLVINGLGDVNGDGFDDFAIVAWNAITDTMPWGDIAQGGKIYIYFGSPSPDTIPEMIVTGHLIYNPPFWVGDRNPSAVCGSDVNGDGYKDIVIGFAEYSSSWNWYDRCRGRVYIYYGGPLLDTIPDVIINGGNYWMPFPARYEQLGFAIDNLGDVNGDGYEDIIVGAPNNMEHGQVLGAAGKAYVFLGGNPMDTLPDWWYYGTRDLQNFGMVVSNAGDFNGDGYNDFMVGDFFYPEPGSSIGRVLLFYGGPELDTFPDWHIEGIPFITHDLGNSLDCIGDYNGDGYDDIVVGNYSYEGAMNDCFTGRILLYLGGPSPDTIPDAVYVGKVYYEDGVGGVCNAGDVNGDGINEVIYRLDYAGAWGCVRVAKITEAGLPDSITCKGGDKYILIKWHGKFEENTSHYQILKNTQPDTTGWHQLQTINPKNPPFYNILDTAVEFSNTYYYWVRVYDNWGKFDHHGPFSAQPSPITIAQFSGYQDFGGFVNLKWQISGGDITGFNLYREVNNTKEKIATLGPERNSYSDVTNEKDIQYYLGIVQSSKEERMIGPLVPSGIITIMPNPFRNSVKLGLRAGKYGRYSLEVYNVLGQRVRTIFNEEKQAGYYEVIWDGKDDLNRRLPAGVYFITYQMGTSKATVKVVMLR; this is encoded by the coding sequence ATGCAGAATAAACTAAAATTACCCTTAATCCATCGTTTACAAAGAAACAGGCGCTTTTCTCTTACTTCTTATATAATCCCCCTTTATCCGCTTTTTGTAATCCCCCTATTTCCCCATTTAGAAAAGGGGGATGAAGGGAGATTTGATAGAATTTTTAACAAAGTCAAAATTATATTGTTTTCTCTACTCATATCTGCCCTCTGCTTTGGCACAAGATTCCAGACGATATGGGAGAAGATGGAGTTCCCTGCGGATACTACATTGCCGCCGTTTGTCTATGGTATGAGATGTTGTGGAGTCGGGGATGTAAATGGTGATGGATATGACGATTTTTTGGTAAATAGGTCATCAGGAAACTATTATTATGAGCAAGATACTACGCTTGGTGAACATGTATTTCTACATTATGGCAGAAAATTTTTGAGTAGTGAACCCGATTTAATATTTTTTCATCATCATATAAACGGGGGAATCTACTATTATTCCGACGGTTTCGGCAATTTGGTAATCAACGGCCTTGGCGATGTGAATGGTGATGGATTTGATGATTTTGCTATTGTCGCCTGGAATGCTATTACCGATACGATGCCCTGGGGCGATATTGCGCAAGGCGGGAAGATTTATATTTATTTCGGTTCTCCATCTCCAGACACTATTCCCGAAATGATTGTAACAGGACATCTCATTTATAACCCACCCTTCTGGGTAGGTGACAGAAATCCGTCGGCAGTTTGTGGCTCTGATGTAAACGGAGATGGCTACAAAGATATTGTTATCGGATTTGCTGAATATTCGTCCTCCTGGAACTGGTATGACCGGTGTCGGGGACGGGTGTATATCTATTATGGCGGACCGCTATTGGACACAATCCCGGATGTCATTATCAATGGTGGTAATTACTGGATGCCTTTTCCTGCCCGCTATGAGCAACTTGGCTTTGCCATTGATAACCTTGGTGATGTCAATGGCGATGGTTATGAAGATATAATCGTGGGTGCACCGAATAATATGGAGCATGGGCAGGTGTTGGGCGCTGCAGGCAAGGCTTATGTATTCCTTGGTGGTAATCCGATGGATACGCTGCCGGACTGGTGGTATTATGGCACACGGGACTTGCAGAACTTTGGTATGGTCGTCTCCAACGCCGGTGATTTCAATGGTGATGGGTATAACGATTTTATGGTCGGTGATTTCTTCTATCCTGAACCTGGTAGTTCCATTGGCAGGGTTTTACTCTTTTATGGTGGCCCAGAACTGGACACCTTTCCTGACTGGCACATAGAAGGAATCCCATTCATTACCCATGATTTAGGCAATTCGCTTGATTGTATTGGTGATTATAATGGCGATGGATATGATGACATTGTTGTGGGTAATTATTCCTATGAAGGGGCAATGAACGATTGTTTCACAGGACGGATATTATTATATCTTGGTGGTCCATCACCTGATACGATTCCTGATGCAGTTTATGTCGGTAAGGTATATTATGAGGATGGGGTTGGTGGGGTTTGCAATGCTGGGGATGTGAATGGGGATGGCATTAACGAAGTCATCTATCGTCTTGATTATGCAGGTGCCTGGGGTTGTGTCAGGGTAGCCAAAATCACCGAAGCCGGACTGCCTGATTCTATCACCTGCAAAGGTGGTGATAAATATATTCTAATTAAATGGCACGGCAAATTTGAAGAAAATACCAGTCATTATCAGATACTAAAAAATACCCAACCCGATACCACAGGCTGGCATCAATTACAGACTATTAATCCCAAAAACCCACCGTTTTATAATATCCTTGATACCGCAGTTGAATTTTCTAATACCTATTATTACTGGGTCAGGGTTTATGATAACTGGGGCAAGTTTGACCATCATGGACCATTTTCTGCCCAACCTTCACCGATAACAATTGCACAATTCAGTGGTTATCAGGACTTTGGTGGCTTTGTAAACTTAAAATGGCAGATTTCAGGTGGTGATATTACGGGCTTCAATCTCTATCGTGAGGTAAATAACACAAAAGAAAAGATTGCGACATTAGGTCCTGAGAGAAATAGTTATAGCGATGTAACAAACGAAAAAGATATTCAATATTATCTTGGGATTGTGCAGAGTTCAAAAGAGGAAAGAATGATTGGACCGTTAGTGCCATCAGGGATAATTACGATTATGCCCAATCCATTTCGTAATAGTGTTAAACTTGGGCTTCGTGCGGGTAAGTATGGTAGATATAGTCTGGAAGTTTATAATGTATTAGGGCAGAGAGTCAGGACTATTTTCAATGAAGAGAAGCAGGCAGGATATTATGAGGTTATCTGGGATGGTAAGGATGATTTGAATCGTCGGTTGCCTGCAGGTGTGTATTTCATAACCTACCAGATGGGCACCTCAAAGGCAACTGTTAAGGTGGTGATGTTGAGATAA